The following proteins are co-located in the Streptomyces bottropensis ATCC 25435 genome:
- a CDS encoding ATP-binding protein, translating into MSPTPPARRLRLGMPRRVFSQVLLMQVAIAAGVAVLATGLFLAPLSEQLDDQAMRRALAIAQTTAAQPQIAEDLVSTRPSVHGPVQVEAERIRKASGAEYVVVLDRVGVRWSHPDPAEIGGLVSTDPRRALAGHEVMEIDSGTLGRSARGKVPLRDADGRIVGAVSVGIEYDSVRARLIHAIPGLLAYAGGAMAVGALAAYLISRRVHRQTRDLAFSDIAGLLAEREAMLHGIREGVVALDRAGRVRLLNDEARRLLGIGDEAVGRSLDEALGAGRTTDVLAGRVTGTDLLTVRGQRVLVANRMPTDDGGAVATLRDRTELEQLGRELDSTRGLTDALRAQDHEHANRMHTLLGLLELEMYDEAVEFVGEVVGDHRATAEQVTEKIHDPLLAAVLVGKATVAAERGVALAVADGTMLPDRLIDPRGLVTVVGNLVDNALDAVAGTPHARVEVDLRAEGRTAILRVRDTGPGVPPDKRELIFTEGWSTKTPPVHRERGIGLSLVRRLAERQGGSARVTEAAGGGAEFTVVLPDALSEHGPGTPVPAPTPTPVAPEDRPARQDEPIAGHEGRPGPAREPEAAGRAADKEPR; encoded by the coding sequence ATGAGCCCCACTCCCCCCGCGCGCCGCCTGCGTCTCGGTATGCCGCGGCGGGTGTTCTCGCAGGTCCTGCTGATGCAGGTGGCGATCGCCGCCGGTGTCGCCGTCCTCGCGACCGGGCTGTTCCTCGCGCCGCTCAGCGAACAGCTGGACGACCAGGCGATGCGGCGGGCCCTCGCGATCGCGCAGACCACCGCCGCCCAGCCGCAGATCGCGGAGGACCTGGTGTCGACGCGGCCGTCCGTGCACGGCCCCGTCCAGGTAGAGGCCGAGCGGATCAGGAAGGCCAGCGGAGCCGAGTACGTGGTCGTGCTGGACCGGGTCGGAGTGCGCTGGTCGCACCCGGACCCCGCGGAGATCGGCGGGCTCGTCTCGACCGACCCGCGCCGCGCCCTGGCCGGTCACGAGGTCATGGAGATCGACTCGGGCACCCTGGGACGCTCCGCCCGGGGCAAGGTGCCGCTGCGTGACGCCGACGGGAGGATCGTCGGCGCCGTCTCGGTGGGCATCGAATACGACAGCGTGCGCGCCCGGCTGATTCACGCGATCCCCGGGCTCCTGGCATACGCGGGCGGGGCCATGGCGGTCGGGGCGCTGGCCGCGTACCTCATCTCCCGACGGGTCCACCGTCAGACCCGTGACCTGGCCTTCTCCGATATCGCGGGGCTGCTCGCGGAGCGCGAGGCGATGCTGCACGGCATCCGGGAGGGCGTGGTCGCGCTGGATCGCGCCGGTCGCGTACGCCTGCTGAACGACGAGGCGCGGCGGCTGCTCGGGATCGGCGACGAGGCGGTCGGCCGATCGCTCGACGAGGCGCTCGGCGCCGGCCGTACGACGGATGTGCTGGCGGGCCGGGTCACGGGCACCGACCTCCTGACCGTGCGCGGTCAGCGCGTACTGGTCGCCAACCGCATGCCCACCGACGACGGAGGCGCCGTCGCCACCCTGCGCGACCGCACCGAACTGGAGCAGCTCGGCCGTGAACTGGACTCCACGCGCGGCCTGACCGACGCCCTGCGCGCCCAGGACCACGAGCACGCCAACCGGATGCACACCCTCCTCGGCCTGCTCGAACTGGAGATGTACGACGAGGCCGTGGAGTTCGTCGGCGAGGTCGTCGGCGACCACCGGGCCACCGCCGAGCAGGTCACCGAGAAGATCCACGATCCGCTGCTCGCCGCGGTCCTGGTGGGCAAGGCGACCGTCGCGGCCGAGCGCGGGGTGGCCCTCGCGGTCGCGGACGGCACGATGCTGCCGGACCGGCTGATCGACCCGCGTGGGCTCGTCACCGTCGTCGGCAACCTGGTCGACAACGCCCTGGACGCCGTCGCGGGCACGCCGCACGCGCGCGTGGAGGTCGATCTGCGCGCCGAGGGGCGCACGGCGATCCTCCGGGTGCGCGACACGGGCCCCGGAGTCCCGCCCGACAAGCGGGAGTTGATCTTCACCGAGGGCTGGTCCACCAAGACGCCGCCCGTCCATCGCGAGCGCGGCATCGGCCTCAGTCTGGTGCGCAGGCTCGCCGAGCGGCAGGGCGGCAGCGCCCGGGTCACGGAGGCGGCGGGCGGCGGCGCGGAGTTCACCGTCGTCCTGCCCGACGCGCTCTCGGAGCACGGCCCGGGGACGCCGGTGCCCGCACCCACGCCCACCCCTGTGGCACCCGAGGACCGACCGGCGCGGCAGGACGAGCCGATCGCCGGTCACGAAGGCCGGCCTGGCCCCGCGCGGGAGCCCGAAGCCGCCGGCAGAGCCGCCGACAAGGAGCCGCGATGA
- a CDS encoding sucrase ferredoxin: MSTCTSASRHLGEPLAGTAATARTWLLLEQPGPWGVKALTSSHLDPVLGRALEAAAEGTGVRVALIRRPGRHADCREIRERRVYVAHTVPGNVWLHTATTSDPHELLGLDFAALGQGDHRTFATALRGRPHTGAPLALVCTNGKRDRCCALLGRPLAAELAASGVEGTWEVTHLGGHRFSPTLLVLPFGYVYGRAEAHHVKEVLHGVREGRVVTGGCRGNSAWERPGQAAELAVRTETGEDAAAALTVLRTDGSAPRWEVTVAHTDGRRWTVAVVQGAAQPPRPESCGSPLGSPARLDVLTVRELSPIAAAH, translated from the coding sequence GTGAGTACGTGCACATCCGCGTCCCGACATCTCGGCGAGCCTCTCGCCGGGACCGCCGCCACGGCGAGGACATGGCTGCTGCTGGAACAGCCCGGCCCCTGGGGCGTCAAGGCGCTCACCTCCAGCCATCTCGACCCCGTGCTCGGCCGTGCCCTCGAAGCCGCGGCCGAGGGCACCGGCGTACGCGTGGCGCTCATCCGGCGTCCCGGCCGCCACGCGGACTGCCGTGAGATCCGCGAGCGCCGGGTGTACGTGGCGCACACCGTCCCCGGGAACGTCTGGCTGCACACCGCCACGACGTCCGACCCCCACGAACTGCTCGGTCTCGACTTCGCCGCCCTCGGCCAGGGCGACCACCGCACCTTCGCAACGGCTCTGCGGGGGCGGCCCCACACCGGCGCCCCCCTGGCGCTCGTCTGCACCAACGGCAAGCGCGACCGGTGCTGCGCCCTCCTCGGCCGGCCGCTCGCCGCCGAACTGGCCGCCTCGGGGGTCGAGGGCACCTGGGAGGTCACCCATCTGGGTGGTCACCGCTTCTCCCCCACCCTGCTCGTGCTCCCCTTCGGGTACGTGTACGGCCGCGCGGAGGCACACCACGTCAAGGAAGTCCTCCACGGCGTACGGGAGGGCCGTGTCGTGACCGGGGGGTGCCGGGGCAACTCCGCCTGGGAGCGTCCCGGCCAGGCGGCCGAGCTGGCGGTGCGCACCGAGACCGGGGAGGACGCGGCCGCCGCGCTCACCGTCCTGCGCACGGACGGCTCGGCTCCTCGGTGGGAGGTGACCGTCGCCCACACCGACGGCCGCCGCTGGACCGTCGCCGTCGTTCAGGGTGCCGCCCAGCCGCCCCGCCCGGAGAGCTGCGGCTCCCCGCTGGGCTCCCCGGCGCGGTTGGACGTACTGACCGTACGAGAGCTGTCGCCGATCGCGGCCGCACACTAG
- a CDS encoding DUF6082 family protein, whose product MATQNLGARGIGPAAAAGFAFLVGALGAVAVERRVRTVLRRLERLERLERETEQRAALISYQQHNVDLVMKAAADPTLLPVLNAYEEELSTDRQRQYLFANLLYTHVLQGYRVGVFSRAELYGHLRGIFQSTLMRDYWAATRHHRSSLKEGSEESEIGRMVDALISDLEDASTDEWWVVGEPPAE is encoded by the coding sequence ATGGCCACACAGAATCTTGGGGCGCGGGGAATCGGCCCCGCCGCAGCAGCGGGCTTCGCCTTCCTGGTGGGAGCGCTGGGCGCGGTCGCCGTGGAGCGGCGCGTCCGCACCGTACTTCGACGCCTGGAACGGCTGGAACGGCTGGAGCGCGAGACCGAGCAGCGTGCCGCCCTGATCAGCTATCAGCAGCACAACGTCGACCTGGTCATGAAGGCGGCAGCGGACCCGACACTCCTTCCGGTCCTGAACGCCTATGAGGAGGAACTGTCCACCGACAGGCAGCGGCAGTACCTCTTCGCCAACCTCCTCTACACCCACGTCCTCCAGGGCTACCGGGTGGGCGTCTTCAGCCGGGCCGAGTTGTACGGACACCTCCGCGGCATCTTCCAGAGCACCCTCATGCGCGACTACTGGGCCGCCACACGACACCACCGGTCGAGCCTGAAAGAGGGGTCGGAGGAGTCGGAGATCGGCAGGATGGTCGACGCCCTGATCAGCGATCTGGAGGACGCGAGCACGGACGAGTGGTGGGTCGTGGGCGAGCCGCCCGCCGAATAG
- a CDS encoding CobW family GTP-binding protein: MQDSQVGQVGQDTQSTQDAQRSQPSPQIPVVVLAGFLGAGKTTLLNHLLHRSGGSRIGAVVNDFGAIEIDAMAVAGALGDSTVSLGNGCLCCAVDVGELDEYLERLTAPAAGIDVIVIEASGLAEPQELVRMVLASENPRVVYGGLVEVVDAAEFPQTRQRHPEIDRHLALADLVVVNKLDRAEDGDGVLSLVRSLGDRAAVVPAVHGRVDPEFLFDCRPSEERVGQLSFDDLHRHDPDELHEDAGHLHTGYDSVAFVSDVPLDPRRLMAFLDGRAEGLYRIKGYVDFGPYDPRNRYAVHAVGRFLRFYPEPWPDGDDGIGNGHRLTQLVLIGAGVDAPALRKELEACKGGKDAPHADEHGMWGVLRYVQEAAAEDPEASCDVL; encoded by the coding sequence GTGCAGGACTCTCAGGTCGGACAGGTCGGACAGGACACTCAGAGCACGCAGGACGCGCAGCGTTCGCAGCCCTCGCCCCAGATCCCCGTGGTCGTCCTCGCCGGCTTCCTCGGCGCGGGAAAGACCACCCTGCTCAACCACCTCCTCCACCGCAGCGGCGGCAGCCGTATCGGAGCCGTCGTCAACGACTTCGGGGCGATCGAGATCGACGCGATGGCGGTGGCCGGCGCGCTCGGGGACTCCACGGTGTCGCTGGGCAACGGATGTCTGTGCTGTGCCGTCGACGTCGGTGAACTGGACGAGTATCTGGAGCGGCTCACCGCTCCCGCCGCCGGGATCGACGTCATCGTCATCGAGGCGAGCGGGCTCGCCGAGCCGCAGGAGCTCGTGCGGATGGTGCTCGCCAGCGAGAACCCACGGGTGGTGTACGGCGGCCTCGTCGAGGTCGTGGACGCGGCCGAGTTCCCGCAGACCCGGCAGCGGCATCCCGAGATCGACCGGCACCTCGCCCTCGCCGACCTCGTCGTCGTGAACAAGCTCGACCGGGCCGAGGACGGGGACGGGGTCCTGTCGCTCGTCCGGTCGCTCGGTGACCGTGCCGCCGTGGTGCCGGCCGTCCACGGGCGCGTCGACCCCGAGTTCCTCTTCGACTGCCGGCCGTCCGAGGAGCGCGTCGGCCAGCTCTCCTTCGACGACCTGCACCGGCACGACCCCGACGAACTCCACGAGGACGCCGGGCATCTGCACACCGGCTACGACAGTGTCGCCTTCGTCTCCGACGTGCCGCTCGACCCCCGGCGGCTCATGGCCTTCCTGGACGGGAGGGCCGAGGGGCTCTACCGGATCAAGGGGTACGTCGACTTCGGACCCTACGACCCGCGCAACCGCTATGCCGTGCATGCCGTGGGGCGGTTCCTGCGGTTCTACCCGGAGCCCTGGCCGGACGGCGACGACGGCATCGGCAACGGCCACCGGCTCACCCAGCTCGTGCTCATCGGGGCCGGTGTCGACGCCCCCGCGCTGCGCAAGGAGCTGGAGGCGTGCAAGGGCGGCAAGGACGCCCCGCACGCCGACGAGCACGGCATGTGGGGCGTCCTGCGCTATGTCCAGGAGGCAGCGGCCGAGGACCCCGAGGCCTCCTGCGACGTCCTGTGA
- a CDS encoding DNA gyrase/topoisomerase IV subunit A has product MARRSTKTPPPDDAFEERILDIDVVDEMQGSFLEYAYSVIYSRALPDARDGLKPVHRRIVYQMNEMGLRPDRGYVKCARVVGEVMGKLHPHGDSSIYDALVRLAQPFSMRLPLVDGHGNFGSLGNDDPPAAMRYTECRMADATSLMTESIEENTVDFSPNYDGQEQEPVALPAAFPNLLVNGASGIAVGMATNMPPHNLGEVIAAARHLIRYPNADLDTLMKHVPGPDLPTGGRIVGLTGIRDAYATGRGTFKIRATVTVDNVTARRKGLIVTELPFTVGPEKVIAKIKDLVGAKKLQGIADVKDLTDRAHGLRLVIEIKNGFVPEAVLEQLYKLTPMEESFGINNVALVDGQPLTLGLKELLEVYLDHRFEVVRRRSEFRRGKKRDRLHLVEGLLTALVDIDEVIRLIRSSDNSAQAKERLIERFALSDIQTQYILDTPLRRLTRFDRIELESEKERLNAEIAELTRILESDAELRKLVSGELAAVAKKFGTERRTVLLESSGTQVAAVPLQVADDPCRVLLSSTGLLARTASAEPFTADEDGRRTKHDVIVSAVPATARGEVGAVTSTGRLLRLSVVDLPQLPDTSAAPNLSGGAPLAEFLTLQDGETLICLMTLDESSPGLAIGTEQGVVKRVVPDYPSNKEELEVITLRDGDRIVGAVELRTGEEDLIFITDDAQLLRYQASQVRPQGRPAGGMTGIKLTEGAKVISFTAIDPAVDAVVFTVAGSRGTLDDSVQTTAKLTPFDQYPRKGRATGGVRCQRFLKGEDCLSVAWAGPAPARAAQKNGTPADLPEMDPRRDGSGVSLGKTVASVAGPV; this is encoded by the coding sequence ATGGCCCGCCGCAGCACGAAGACCCCGCCGCCCGACGACGCGTTCGAGGAGCGGATCCTCGACATCGACGTCGTCGACGAGATGCAGGGCTCCTTCCTGGAGTACGCGTACTCGGTCATCTACTCCCGAGCCCTGCCGGACGCCCGTGACGGACTCAAGCCGGTGCACCGCCGGATCGTCTACCAGATGAACGAGATGGGCCTGCGCCCCGACCGCGGCTATGTGAAGTGCGCCCGCGTGGTCGGCGAGGTCATGGGTAAGTTGCACCCGCACGGCGACTCCTCGATCTACGACGCCCTGGTGCGCCTCGCCCAGCCCTTCTCCATGCGGCTCCCCCTGGTCGACGGCCACGGCAACTTCGGCTCCCTGGGCAACGACGACCCGCCGGCCGCCATGCGGTACACCGAGTGCCGGATGGCCGACGCGACGAGCCTGATGACGGAGTCGATCGAGGAGAACACGGTCGACTTCTCCCCGAACTACGACGGTCAGGAGCAGGAGCCGGTGGCCCTGCCCGCCGCCTTCCCGAATCTCCTGGTCAACGGCGCGTCGGGCATCGCCGTCGGCATGGCCACCAACATGCCGCCGCACAACCTGGGCGAGGTCATCGCGGCCGCGCGCCACCTGATCCGGTATCCGAACGCCGACCTGGACACGCTGATGAAGCACGTCCCGGGCCCGGACCTGCCGACCGGCGGCCGGATCGTCGGTCTCACCGGCATCAGGGACGCGTACGCGACGGGTCGCGGCACCTTCAAGATCCGCGCCACGGTGACGGTGGACAACGTGACGGCCCGCCGCAAGGGCCTGATCGTCACCGAACTGCCGTTCACCGTCGGCCCGGAGAAGGTGATCGCCAAGATCAAGGACCTGGTCGGCGCGAAGAAGCTCCAGGGCATCGCCGACGTCAAGGACCTCACCGACCGCGCCCACGGCCTGCGCCTGGTCATCGAGATCAAGAACGGCTTCGTGCCGGAGGCCGTCCTGGAGCAGCTCTACAAACTGACGCCGATGGAGGAGTCCTTCGGCATCAACAACGTGGCCCTGGTCGACGGCCAGCCCCTCACCCTGGGCCTGAAGGAGCTGCTGGAGGTCTACCTCGACCACCGCTTCGAGGTGGTGCGGCGCCGCTCGGAGTTCCGCCGCGGCAAGAAGCGCGACCGCCTGCACCTGGTCGAGGGCCTGCTCACCGCGCTGGTGGACATCGACGAGGTCATCCGTCTGATCCGCTCCAGCGACAACTCCGCCCAGGCCAAGGAGCGCCTGATCGAGCGCTTCGCGCTGTCGGACATCCAGACGCAGTACATCCTCGACACCCCGCTGCGCCGCCTCACCCGGTTCGACCGCATCGAGCTGGAGTCCGAGAAGGAGCGGCTCAACGCCGAGATCGCCGAGCTGACCCGCATCCTGGAGTCGGACGCGGAGCTGCGCAAGCTGGTCTCCGGCGAACTCGCCGCCGTGGCGAAGAAGTTCGGCACCGAGCGCCGTACGGTGCTGCTGGAGTCCTCGGGCACCCAGGTGGCCGCGGTCCCGCTGCAGGTGGCGGACGACCCGTGCCGGGTGCTGCTGTCGTCGACGGGTCTGCTGGCCCGGACGGCGAGCGCCGAGCCCTTCACGGCGGACGAGGACGGCAGGCGGACCAAGCACGACGTCATCGTCTCCGCGGTCCCGGCGACGGCCCGGGGCGAGGTGGGCGCGGTGACCTCCACCGGCCGCCTGCTCCGCCTGAGCGTGGTCGATCTGCCGCAGCTGCCGGACACCTCGGCGGCCCCCAACCTCTCGGGCGGCGCCCCGCTCGCGGAGTTCCTCACCCTCCAGGACGGCGAGACGCTCATCTGCCTGATGACGCTCGACGAGTCGTCGCCCGGGCTGGCCATCGGCACCGAGCAGGGCGTCGTCAAGCGCGTGGTCCCCGACTACCCGTCCAACAAGGAGGAGCTGGAGGTCATCACGCTCAGGGACGGCGACCGGATCGTCGGTGCCGTCGAGCTGCGCACGGGCGAGGAGGACCTGATCTTCATCACGGACGACGCCCAGTTGCTGCGTTACCAGGCCTCCCAGGTCCGCCCGCAGGGCCGCCCGGCCGGCGGTATGACCGGCATCAAGCTCACCGAGGGCGCGAAGGTCATCTCCTTCACGGCCATCGACCCGGCCGTCGACGCGGTCGTCTTCACGGTCGCGGGCTCCCGCGGCACCCTCGACGACTCCGTCCAGACCACGGCCAAGCTCACCCCGTTCGACCAGTACCCCCGCAAGGGCCGCGCCACGGGCGGCGTCCGCTGCCAGCGGTTCCTCAAGGGCGAGGACTGCCTCTCCGTCGCCTGGGCGGGTCCCGCCCCGGCCCGCGCCGCCCAGAAGAACGGCACCCCGGCCGACCTCCCGGAGATGGACCCGCGCCGCGACGGCTCGGGCGTGTCCCTGGGCAAGACGGTGGCGTCGGTGGCGGGGCCGGTGTGA
- a CDS encoding M16 family metallopeptidase, whose protein sequence is MGHTATAEAGSEGLTVREHRLDNGLRVVLSEDHLTPVAAVCLWYDVGSRHEVAGRTGLAHLFEHLMFQGSGQVKDNGHFELVQGAGGSLNGTTSWERTNYFETMPTHQLELALWLEADRMGSLLLALDQKNLDNQRAVVKNERRQRYDNVPYGTAFEKIFRLAYPEGHPYRHTPIGSMDDLEAASLEDAQQFFRTYYAPNNAVLSIVGDIDPEQTLAWVEKYFGSIPTYDGKPAPRDGSLPDVMGEQLREVVEENVPARALMAAYRLPEDGTRACDAADLALTILGGGESSRLYNRLVRRDRTAVTAGFGLLRLAGAPSMAWMDVKTSGDVEVPVIEAAVDEELARFAAQGPTAEEMERAQAQLEREWLDRLGTVAGRADELCRYAVLFGDPKLALTAVDRVLEVTADEVQEIAKARLRPDNRAVLVYEPVAGAEGAEEEAADAEAVESTDENEESAK, encoded by the coding sequence ATGGGTCACACGGCCACAGCCGAGGCCGGCTCCGAAGGCCTGACAGTGAGGGAGCACCGCCTGGACAACGGCCTGCGCGTGGTGCTCTCCGAGGACCACCTGACCCCGGTCGCCGCGGTGTGCCTCTGGTACGACGTCGGTTCGCGTCACGAGGTCGCGGGCCGTACGGGCCTCGCCCACCTCTTCGAGCACCTGATGTTCCAGGGCTCGGGCCAGGTCAAGGACAACGGCCACTTCGAGCTGGTCCAGGGCGCGGGCGGTTCGCTGAACGGCACCACCAGCTGGGAGCGCACCAACTACTTCGAGACCATGCCCACCCATCAGCTGGAGCTGGCGCTGTGGCTGGAGGCCGACCGCATGGGCAGCCTGCTGCTCGCGCTCGACCAGAAGAACCTGGACAACCAGCGGGCCGTCGTCAAGAACGAGCGCCGCCAGCGGTACGACAACGTGCCCTACGGCACCGCCTTCGAGAAGATCTTCCGCCTGGCCTACCCCGAGGGCCACCCCTACCGGCACACGCCCATCGGCTCGATGGACGACCTGGAGGCGGCGAGCCTGGAGGACGCCCAGCAGTTCTTCCGGACGTACTACGCGCCCAACAACGCCGTCCTGTCTATCGTCGGCGACATCGACCCGGAGCAGACCCTCGCGTGGGTGGAGAAGTACTTCGGCTCCATCCCCACCTACGACGGCAAGCCCGCGCCCCGCGACGGCTCGCTGCCGGACGTCATGGGCGAGCAGCTGCGCGAGGTCGTCGAGGAGAACGTGCCCGCGCGCGCGTTGATGGCCGCCTACCGGCTGCCGGAGGACGGCACGCGTGCGTGCGACGCGGCCGACCTGGCGCTGACGATCCTCGGCGGCGGCGAGTCGTCCCGCCTCTACAACCGGCTCGTACGACGTGACCGTACGGCCGTGACGGCCGGTTTCGGCCTGCTGCGGCTGGCCGGCGCGCCCTCCATGGCGTGGATGGACGTCAAGACCTCCGGTGACGTCGAGGTGCCGGTCATCGAGGCCGCCGTCGACGAGGAGCTCGCCCGGTTCGCCGCGCAGGGCCCGACGGCCGAGGAGATGGAGCGCGCCCAGGCACAGTTGGAGCGCGAGTGGCTGGACCGGCTCGGCACGGTCGCCGGCCGCGCCGACGAACTGTGCCGGTACGCGGTCCTGTTCGGCGACCCGAAGCTCGCCCTCACCGCCGTCGACCGCGTCCTGGAGGTGACGGCCGACGAGGTCCAGGAGATCGCCAAGGCCCGCCTGAGGCCCGACAACCGCGCGGTGCTCGTGTACGAGCCCGTCGCCGGCGCAGAGGGCGCCGAAGAGGAGGCCGCCGACGCGGAGGCCGTCGAGAGCACCGACGAGAACGAGGAGTCGGCGAAGTGA
- a CDS encoding M16 family metallopeptidase encodes MTELASMEFHPQPQAGDARPWAFPAPERGTLANGLTVLHCHRPGQQVVAVEVVLDAPLDAEPAGLDGVATIMTRAFSEGTDKHTAEEFAAELERCGATLDSHADHPGVRLSLEVPVSRLEKALGLLADALRAPAFDDGEIERLVANRLDEIPHETASPGRRAAKELSRQLFPATSRMSRPRQGTEETVEGIDSAAVRAFYERHVRPATATAVVVGDLTGVDLDTLLGDTLGAWTGSPAKPSVAPAVSADDTGRVIIVDRPGSVQTQLLIGRVGADRHDRVWPAQVLGTYCLGGTLTSRLDRVLREEKGYTYGVRAFSQVLRSGPEGSGTAMLAISGSVDTPNTGPALDDLWTVLRTLAAEGLTDAERDVAVQNLVGVAPLKFETAAAVAGTLADQVEQFLPDDYQSTLYRQLAATGTVEATAAVVNAFPVDRLVTVLVGDAAQIEEPVRALGIGEVTVVPAE; translated from the coding sequence GTGACCGAGCTCGCGAGCATGGAATTCCACCCGCAGCCCCAGGCCGGCGACGCCCGCCCCTGGGCGTTCCCGGCGCCCGAGCGCGGCACCCTGGCCAACGGCCTGACCGTGCTGCACTGCCACCGCCCCGGCCAGCAGGTCGTCGCCGTCGAGGTCGTCCTCGACGCGCCCCTGGACGCCGAACCGGCCGGCCTCGACGGTGTCGCCACCATCATGACCAGGGCGTTCTCCGAGGGCACCGACAAGCACACGGCCGAGGAGTTCGCCGCCGAGCTGGAGCGCTGCGGCGCCACCCTCGACTCGCACGCCGACCACCCCGGCGTCCGCCTGTCCCTCGAAGTGCCCGTGTCGCGGCTGGAGAAGGCCCTGGGGCTGCTCGCAGACGCCCTGCGGGCCCCCGCGTTCGACGACGGCGAGATCGAGCGTCTGGTGGCCAACAGGCTCGACGAGATTCCGCACGAGACCGCCAGCCCGGGCCGCCGGGCCGCCAAGGAGCTCTCCCGGCAGCTGTTCCCGGCCACCTCGCGCATGTCGCGGCCCCGGCAGGGCACCGAGGAGACCGTGGAGGGCATCGACTCCGCGGCTGTACGCGCCTTCTACGAGCGGCACGTGCGCCCCGCGACCGCCACCGCCGTGGTCGTCGGCGACCTCACCGGGGTCGACCTCGACACGCTGCTGGGCGACACCCTGGGCGCCTGGACCGGCTCCCCGGCCAAGCCGAGCGTCGCCCCCGCGGTGAGCGCCGACGACACCGGGCGCGTGATCATCGTGGACCGTCCCGGTTCCGTGCAGACCCAGTTGCTCATCGGACGGGTGGGCGCCGACCGGCACGACCGGGTGTGGCCGGCCCAGGTGCTCGGCACCTACTGCCTCGGCGGCACCCTCACCTCCCGCCTGGACCGCGTCCTGCGGGAGGAGAAGGGCTACACCTACGGGGTGCGCGCGTTCAGTCAGGTGCTGCGTTCCGGGCCGGAGGGATCGGGCACGGCGATGCTGGCCATCAGCGGGTCCGTCGACACGCCCAACACCGGTCCGGCGCTCGACGACCTGTGGACCGTGCTGCGGACCCTCGCCGCCGAGGGGCTGACCGACGCCGAGCGCGACGTCGCCGTGCAGAACCTCGTCGGGGTCGCCCCCCTGAAGTTCGAGACGGCGGCGGCCGTGGCGGGCACGCTGGCCGACCAGGTCGAGCAGTTCCTGCCGGACGACTACCAGTCGACGCTGTACCGCCAACTCGCCGCCACCGGCACGGTGGAGGCTACCGCGGCCGTCGTGAACGCCTTCCCGGTGGACCGTCTGGTGACCGTCCTCGTCGGGGACGCCGCGCAGATCGAGGAGCCGGTCAGGGCCCTCGGGATCGGCGAAGTCACCGTCGTACCGGCCGAGTAG
- a CDS encoding M23 family metallopeptidase gives MAFTRAPGKHRRPGRVQRTTTRNVGVAALTTTGVIGTLAGPALAAEEPAVEQTGLNQIIVLGDTVADQVDAQAVAQQQAAEVAEVKKKAQEEARKAAAEKAEQERAAAKEREEIKARAARAAERERLNTYVSPISGSYISTGYKAGGAVWSSGSHTGVDFHAATGTAVMAVGSGTVVEAGWGGAYGNNIVIRMTDGTYTQYGHLSSIGVSVGQTVTPGQQIGLSGATGNVTGAHLHFEARTTAEYGSDIDPAAYLRSHGVNV, from the coding sequence ATGGCGTTCACCCGCGCCCCTGGGAAGCACCGCCGTCCCGGCCGTGTACAGCGCACGACCACGAGGAACGTGGGCGTAGCCGCTCTCACCACCACCGGTGTCATCGGTACCCTCGCCGGCCCCGCGCTCGCCGCGGAGGAGCCCGCCGTCGAGCAGACCGGCCTGAACCAGATCATCGTCCTCGGCGACACGGTCGCCGACCAGGTGGACGCCCAGGCCGTTGCCCAGCAGCAGGCCGCCGAGGTGGCTGAGGTCAAGAAGAAGGCGCAGGAGGAGGCCCGCAAGGCCGCCGCCGAGAAGGCCGAGCAGGAACGTGCCGCCGCCAAGGAGCGCGAGGAGATCAAGGCCCGCGCCGCCCGCGCGGCCGAGCGCGAGCGCCTCAACACCTACGTCTCGCCCATCAGCGGCTCGTACATCTCCACCGGCTACAAGGCCGGCGGCGCCGTCTGGTCCTCCGGCAGCCACACCGGCGTCGACTTCCACGCCGCCACCGGCACGGCCGTCATGGCGGTCGGCTCCGGCACCGTCGTGGAGGCGGGCTGGGGCGGGGCGTACGGCAACAACATCGTCATCAGGATGACCGACGGCACGTACACCCAGTACGGCCACCTGTCGTCCATCGGCGTCTCCGTCGGCCAGACGGTCACCCCCGGCCAGCAGATCGGCCTCTCCGGGGCGACCGGCAACGTCACGGGCGCGCATCTGCACTTCGAGGCCCGGACGACGGCCGAGTACGGCTCGGACATCGACCCCGCCGCGTACCTGCGTTCGCACGGCGTGAACGTCTGA